The following proteins are co-located in the Polymorphospora rubra genome:
- a CDS encoding ABC transporter substrate-binding protein, with the protein MSSRTSRSRSRTGTTRHRVAGVLAAVLLTAPLAACGEADDPAAADDGLTTVTLASAPLGHLAPIYLAQDNGVFARHGLRVEVDTETSDLTSVPSVLARKVDFATGDLTTLIVARAQGLDVKAVVPASASTGKAGEDYGALVVAGDSGITSPKQLEGKTVAVNILTNIASAAARESIRVAGGDSESVKLVEIPFPQVPAAVSEGRVDGAWVVEPFLSAAKAQGAVPIGWGFTDLAPDLTVSAWYTSGAFQQQKPEVVTAFRDAIREAYAYAREHEDEIRAKIPTFTQISPEVAARITITGWRDEVSREAAEKLAGYAQRDGLISSPPNLDELILR; encoded by the coding sequence GTGTCATCCCGAACATCGCGCTCCCGTAGCCGCACCGGCACGACCCGTCACCGGGTGGCGGGCGTACTCGCCGCCGTCCTGCTCACCGCCCCGCTGGCCGCCTGCGGCGAGGCGGACGACCCGGCCGCGGCGGACGACGGTCTGACCACCGTCACGTTGGCCTCGGCGCCGCTGGGCCACCTCGCCCCGATCTACCTCGCCCAGGACAACGGCGTCTTCGCCCGGCACGGCCTGCGGGTGGAGGTGGACACCGAGACCTCCGACCTGACGTCCGTACCGTCGGTCCTCGCCCGCAAGGTCGACTTTGCCACCGGCGACCTGACCACCCTGATCGTGGCCCGCGCCCAGGGCCTCGACGTCAAGGCGGTGGTGCCGGCGTCCGCGTCGACCGGCAAGGCCGGCGAGGACTACGGCGCCCTCGTCGTGGCCGGCGACTCCGGCATCACCAGCCCGAAACAACTCGAAGGCAAGACCGTCGCGGTCAACATCCTCACCAACATCGCCTCGGCCGCCGCCCGCGAGTCGATCCGCGTCGCCGGCGGCGACTCGGAGTCGGTCAAGCTCGTCGAGATCCCGTTCCCACAGGTGCCGGCCGCCGTCAGCGAGGGCCGGGTCGACGGCGCATGGGTGGTGGAGCCGTTCCTGTCGGCGGCCAAAGCCCAGGGCGCGGTCCCGATCGGCTGGGGATTCACCGACCTCGCCCCGGACCTGACGGTCTCCGCCTGGTACACGTCCGGCGCCTTCCAGCAGCAGAAGCCGGAGGTCGTCACCGCCTTCCGGGACGCGATCCGGGAGGCGTACGCCTACGCCCGCGAACACGAGGACGAGATCCGCGCGAAGATCCCGACGTTCACCCAGATCAGCCCGGAGGTGGCGGCCCGGATCACCATCACCGGCTGGCGGGACGAGGTCAGCCGGGAGGCCGCCGAGAAGCTCGCCGGCTACGCCCAGCGCGACGGCCTGATCAGCAGCCCACCGAACCTCGACGAACTGATCCTGCGGTGA
- a CDS encoding class II aldolase/adducin family protein, with protein sequence MTDSDPARTPHRSSPFGSDELDAARTDLTTGINRIFAASAMSASGHGNISVRLPGHPNLLAVNAGDLLAPWPAGDLRVAAPGLRTVNDQVVVVDLDGEVVAGTPSPSVAAILKMHVGVYRTRPDVNAVIHTHSPYATSYALASVSLPARYEALLVHGQAVDIPVAPWAPRGTAEAVRAIAETYQAHPQTYGVLLGNHGLLVAGDSAVHAARLVVAIEEAAVSSIGALGLGGPVPFPDYVKDLDLRLRF encoded by the coding sequence ATGACCGATTCTGATCCTGCCCGCACCCCGCACCGGAGCAGCCCGTTCGGCTCCGACGAACTGGACGCCGCGCGAACCGACCTCACCACCGGGATCAACCGGATCTTCGCCGCCTCGGCGATGTCCGCCAGTGGACACGGAAACATCAGCGTCCGGCTCCCCGGACACCCCAACCTGCTCGCCGTCAACGCCGGGGACCTGCTGGCGCCGTGGCCGGCCGGCGACCTCCGCGTCGCCGCACCCGGTCTGCGCACCGTCAACGACCAGGTCGTCGTCGTCGACCTCGACGGCGAGGTCGTGGCCGGTACGCCGAGCCCGTCGGTGGCCGCGATCCTGAAGATGCACGTCGGCGTCTACCGGACCCGGCCGGACGTCAACGCGGTCATCCACACCCACTCGCCGTACGCCACCAGTTACGCACTGGCGTCGGTCAGCCTGCCGGCACGGTACGAGGCGCTGCTGGTGCACGGCCAGGCCGTCGACATCCCGGTCGCCCCGTGGGCCCCCCGCGGCACCGCCGAGGCGGTACGCGCCATCGCCGAGACCTACCAGGCCCACCCGCAGACGTACGGCGTCCTGCTCGGCAACCACGGCCTGCTCGTCGCCGGCGACTCGGCCGTACACGCGGCGAGGCTGGTCGTGGCGATCGAGGAGGCGGCCGTGTCGAGCATCGGCGCCCTCGGTCTGGGCGGCCCGGTCCCGTTCCCCGATTACGTCAAGGACCTCGACCTGCGGCTGCGCTTCTGA